The Macaca fascicularis isolate 582-1 chromosome 1, T2T-MFA8v1.1 genome includes a window with the following:
- the ZBTB8OS gene encoding protein archease isoform X7, whose product MAMFGYMTDTGTVEPLQTVEVETQGDDLQSLLFHFLDEWLYKFSADEFFIPREVKVLSIDQRNFKLRSIGWGEEFSLSKHPQGTEVKAITYSAMQVYDEEKPEVFVIIDI is encoded by the exons ATGGCCATGTTTGGTTACATGACAGATACTGGGACAGTGGAGCCCCTCCAAACAGTAGAAGTAGAAACCCAAG GAGATGACTTACAGTCTCTTCTGTTTCACTTTTTGGATGAATGGCTTTATAAGTTCAGTGCTGATGAATTCTTCATACCCCGG gAAGTGAAAGTACTTAGTATTGATCAAAGAAATTTCAAATTACGATCAATTGG GTGGGGAGAAGAATTTTCATTGTCCAAGCACCCTCAG GGAACAGAAGTCAAAGCAATAACATATTCAGCAATGCAGGTGTATGACGAAGAGAAGCCAGAAGTTTTTGTGATCATTGACATTTAa